The DNA segment AATATAAACATCTGTGTCAATAGTATGAAATTGCTTAATTTATACTAATCCTTCTGGTGTGATAGAGACAACACAGATATAAtgattcatatacatatgtaaaataatatcatttgcgatatataatattgcttatcttgccatatatatatataatttacaccTGTAGAACTGTGATTGACAATACTAGAGACCATTATTCTATTACTTTTAGTGgtaattattcaaatacttttttttttttacagaaaggaataatttctttaaaggaTGAAACCTCAGATTTTCTTCGAGATTTTCCATTAATATCCGACACCGATGAAGAAGAAGATTTTGGACCTCCAGGTACACGATTAGCACCCGTTGGAGCCAATGACGAAGATAATAAGGGTTTGGCTCAAGAATTTGCTGTAGagattatgtataataaaaacaataagcCCAGTCTACACAGTTCAAATCCACTTGATAGCTCAAAAATAAACTCCATGGAGAAAGTTGAGAATGTAACTTTTCCTTCTGAAGATAGCGTACAGGATCTGAATCTCAAATTGAAGGAAATGGAAGATAATCAGGAGGAATTAAATGCATCTCTCATTGCGATTACGTCTCATTTTGCAAAGGTATATATGTGGTTTTTATCAGTATTTGATCAGTTTATTGTTGCAAAAGAAATCTCATTATCTTGGGCACAACCAATCTATATGTACATCAAGGTGTACGACATGGAGACAATCAAAAACATATAATCATCCCCCCCTGGTAATGAGAGTTGGTTGATAACACTCTAATTTTCcacatttcaaaatgaaatgtttgtatAATACTTAATGAAAACGTAAAGCCACTTTCTTTTCTagatagaaataaaacaaaaataaataaagaaatttgtttaaaaattaatctcTATAAAATACTACCCAGTATCAGTGTTAGTGATCAAAATCGACCGTATTTTAAGTACTCCCGGGTTTTTGGttgtttttgggtttttttttgtgtagttaGCAAATTGAAGagtgaatttttcttttcctaagctatTGTCATGATTATTTAACTCGTGAGTAataaacttcctttcctaatacATTCAATTGAATTCAACCCCTGATTGAACATTACTGggagctcataaaagacggagagtaaccttgagggtCAAAATGTTCATAATTGTGTAGAATGTATACTCTTACAACGGGGATGTCCAAggtctaaaatcaaatttatttttatattttgtttagacCTTGGAAAATGATAATCATATCAAGTTTGATATGTTTGATGAAAACTTACTGATTTAAAGAGGTCCTggtaatattttggaaaattttaggCTTTGTGcttaaatttattctataagTGGAGATGTctaagaatgttaactatagtttagaacaaTAATTCggcaaaaatagatttttaaaacagattatattttgcgaaaaaattgattttagaaCTGACGGCCACATAATATGTAGTTAGTTATCCATCGGTAGGTTTGAGGCACTTGCAAAAAGGATAATTTAGAAAATCTAGAGAGGGGATTCATCTACAATCTACATTCTTTCTCctatatccatatatttatattcaaagcaTTAAATTGAGCGCTGCTCTAAGTGacgctcaaaattcttgagcgagAGCATGcacattgttttaaataacgaGCGGGAGAGCGCTCATCATTATAGAAGAACGATAAAATCTATCGATTTTGAGCTCATTTAGATAAGTTTGTATTTCTATTTCTGTTCCTAtctcttatgagataacattaaaaaaaattgagagataAATAACCATCTTAAAGATTGCAAGAATAGACGGTTGAAGTTATATCTCAAGTTAAGctagaaatcttttttttatgttactctctgctaatttttcatataattggGCATTTTAAGAAAACTCAGGCATCGATTCCCACAGTGGCACTGCCATCTCTGTGAAGATGTTGTGAgaagataaatctttattatttgtaagcaaattttcccaactgaaattcgattttcttatatctttatgtattaaattaacaaaagatCTCAAAACTTCACGCAAGTATCAGTTTAAAAATTTGAGGATGATATTGGACGAAACATcaagaaattagttttttatttaaaattttcgtCAAAAATACTAGTTAAGATTGAAATTTGCAATTCATAAAGAATATGAAGAAGACCAATCTCTGCTGAAAATTGTggtttgacatttaaaaaatgttaaccaCAATATATTCGGTCCCATTTTTACTcggatataatattatacataataaaagaaaaattgactcTTTTGGGAAAAGGAAGAATACTGTCTTCCAAGTATCTAGAGTAGTCAATAAGTGGATACTGCGGCACACTGGAGTGGCTTCTTACCTTATCAGGTGTGCCTCcgaaaaaatacacaatttgtcatctaattaaaaaaatatctgacttaatttataaatatatttgaatacttaaatacattccttatacaaattaaaaatgaataaaagtataaattcatttcaaataaataaatatataaaattaaccataaaatatatctcAAGTACTTATTTTCAGTAACACACTGGGATAAGCGTTACTGCCGTGCGcatcatattgttttatcatttaacGTTTGATTTCACTTTGAGCAAGGAACAGCATCATGGAtcgttttctaaaaagaaaagccACATAAAGACTGGACGTGATTGACTATGAATTAGAGCCTCAGCCTACTTCATGCATTTCATTTTAGTTCTCCTGCTGTGTCGCTTAGAGAGTCAAGCAAGCTTGTAAGCCTGTGTTTTTAAAAGttagagttattattatttagtttctataCGGCTCTACTCATTACTATCTTGTTTAAATAAACAAGACACTTACATTCAGGCCATCTAATGTcatttttagacatattttaCACTGGGATGCCTGTAGATTTAATAcactttataaaagttttagaaaGATTTAGAGTGCTATCAATGGATCAAACCCGAATTATTGTCTACAAGACCGGTCCGAGCCGAACCATTAAACCCACTTAATACGTatgaatttccattcatttCTGTAGTAATGATATATAATCTGTctataattagattttaaaaatgagagGAAGAAACTCTTACTTGTTTATTGACATTGTACTGATTTGTATATCATACTTTTGACGTCATGAAAGGACCCTTAAAAGCTttcttctattatttattttatcattcctCTCTCTTTAATACTCCCACGTACAATCTACTTGCATTcattcattcataattttttcctctttatatattacttacataatatattacttGTATATATGAGAGGCTATGAGGCTATTAGCCCCTTTGTTAaacaaagaattatatatttacattcatacatTAGGATTTGATCTTCATTGCATCTCATAACCTCGGGGGGCATGTACCCTAATTATTTAGTTAGTAGTGATATAACAATTAATCGGAAAACCGAGTATTTTTCTGAAATCGGGATTgccatcgggaaaataatgttgaatttgCAAAtccgattattatttattaatgcgATTTAACGATTTATTACTTTTCGAAGTAAGggatatttttgctttttactaaaatatttatatttgaaattttttttacaaaaatttaattatctgtaaattttatactttaattttttttttcaaagttttaaaacaaaatatatatatttttgaattatttttcaaaaaacatccaataaccaagcccccctcccaaaaaagaaataaccatatggacgcccctgaaagtaaaatgttattttttaactattgtttaaaatattaaataaccgGCATCGGGAATGtttactagaatatttttttaatttcccatCACTGGTAGTTAGGCAATACTGAGGATTGGGATTTTTGTTGAGAAAAGTAACAGTTTACAGATTAGGTAAGGAACAACGATTAGTGCTATTAttctttgttgaaattattatgttcattatttaatagtgcTAACAGATCTATCTGAAGGAAGAATTCCTGCTTAGCTtagatgtattttaaaaaaatgtttaataaaattatagttttttcatatacatGTGGTAGTACTCGACTTTGTCGAGAATTATTATGTGTGGATGAACTGAcaaattttgcattaataaaatagaagataactccatAATAAATACCCAGTActactttccatttttcatgagcacactcacatgcagttactcaatacttagatgatgttatctcctcaagaataataataaaagctttagatttttttaatgtgaccTAGAGAGtactagagactaaagtactatTCAACACATGTGAggtttcattcttttttaaatacaaccgTAGActccattttttctaaatatgaagGACACGCTCGATTATATTGCTATTTCTAGATCGAGTATctaaactcaaaaatgactttacgtttcgtatacatatatacatgaagacaaaattgttttattaataacgatatatttaaatgtaactATAGTATATTCTCTGTATGAATGCTAATTTAAATGTAGAGGGTTTTCATCTTTATAGAAGCACAAATTCATTTAACCCccctcaaaaatcatacaaTATGTTAACAAAAGTCATTATTTAGTAATACCATGAGTATCTCTCCCGCCTTTTCTCAATTATTCTCTCAACATATTGGTATGTATCTTCGCACATATTCTTTTGAATAAGacttaaagaagaagaaaaaaagaatagggatttttataataatattcaagttgaacgaacttcagtttaatttttttttttttctctaaaccttataagagagtgcaaaaatatataacaacgTGAAGAGAGAAgaattctttatttcttcttttatttaaagtagAAGAGTTCagcattgatttttaatttctttagtttaaacaacaagctacgGACAATCAgaccaccttgcggataatgtatatatatttattgtttgttcCTACTCTATAGTTGATACTTTTGAGTCAAGAATAGCCTCTCCTCAAACCTCTTTTGACTCTTTGACCACTTTTGACAGGGTCTAGGggcttctttttcttttcttttcttggcGAATTCGGCCATGGACAAGACGGGGTTGCCCTGAAAAGAGTGTTCCGCGACCTTGAAGGTTAGTTTGATTGGCTTCAAGAACGATTCCTGAGCCCAGACCCATCTTCTAGGCGCTTGCAAACGTGGTAGATTGTGTAGCGGTGGACCCCGATCTGTTGACCATATTGTAGGTGTCGTGGGTGGTGTGAATCAAAGTTGCAATCTCCTACCTTTTTATATCTATCTTTGTCCAAAAGtgaagatataataaatatatatcgttTGAGAGGTAACAACAActgatttttaacatttacacAACTTAGTGATTAAAACTCTTTAAACTTCTCAAAAATACCGTTAAGGGCTGGTGCAAAACTTATTCACTGCCTTGTAGATGTCTCACTGTatctacaaacatatatttgattaaaaaatcatttccttcaaaaataaaataaaagttaaagaagtttaaagtttgtttttattttttaatatagagaAATGAAGATATTCGGaagcttacaaaatattcaaaacttacTTTTGATGAATCATTATAACTAGAGTACGTTTACCTGGACgattaagaaattgaaattaactaACAACTCTTCTGCTAAtatagaacaaaatataaacacagtaaaattttaagaattattctggATGCATGTTGGAATCAATCTTTGCACCCTTTTTTATAAGGAGATAGAGTAGGTTTGACCGGCGTTGCCCTGGACATTAAGAACTGGAAATAAATTCTGAatgcttttgatttttttataaggagattataaggtttagagaagaaaaaatattcaagttcaactgtctaaatattataatatcctttttttaaagtgtgcaaAGATGCATAACaacatgcagcgagaataattcttagaatgATACGATCtagattttttgttgtatatgaAATAGACATTTGTCAGTCAAAAAAATTGCTCCCTGAACCATTTCTTGAGCCTTAAAAAcctgcattaaaaaaatcagcaaaatccattcattaATTTGGGCGTGATTCCCGGGAAAATACACACagcatttgcatttaatatatagatatatgaaatatatatttgtcaccTCAgctattctataaaaaaaaatactttcaaaacaATACCATaatcaatattgaatttatggGAGACTGGTGTCCCTGGGTATGAAAGTCCAAAGTACGTGTATAAACTTGTCCGTATTTATCTCATCCACACTGTATGTTATATGGGGTATATTTGACTTTTCCGATTAAAACTATTGATTGATCATAAATATTCTATGACACATGAGCACACTCAAACTAATCGTTAATACATATTACAGggtaaataattgttaattggAGGAAATGTTTACAAATGTATTTCTCCACAGGTACAACTCCGTCTTCAACAGGTCATGAGTGCACCGGATGGTGCAAAGGATAATCTTCTGAAGGAGTTGGAAAATTTTGCCTTTCGGAGCATACCTAGTGTTGTCTCAACGTGTAAAATACCTTCGAATAGTCTCGAATCATCTTCAAACCAATCGCAGCTTCTCATTTCAGGCAAAGGAAATGAGGTAGCAACGGATGAAATTAAGGTATGTATCTCATTCCTTACTTATTTCCCTGGGTCCAAAGGTTATACATATACTACGCAAGGAATACTCTATAATTGGAACATGCACTATTTCCCTTTTTGACCAACTatgtgcttttttttaaataaattttcctttaattggtcagatggagttacacttcagtataagtaaatattatagtattactagGAATGTACTGATCCCAAAATTTCAGCAAATTCAGATTACTACTCCGATACCATCTTTATGAACGATTTCAATACCAATtcctaattaatattatgtataaaggaattagatcaataaatttttaaaatgaaatacttttaattaattgaggTTGTACgagaaaaaacataaatatataaatcataattttaattaattgaagttGTACgggaaaaaacataaatatataaatcataattttaattatagttagttgtaaataatttgaaattaaaattatttaaaaagttagttcCTCTTTGTGCTCAGGAATCCATTTATTCCTGGTTGGCTCATATATATTGCCCGCACAAAGGAATAGACATTAATTTTCAATGGATGGGACTGAACTTTGTTATGTAGGTCTATTATAATTGCacttattatatgttaaaataaaaattaaagaaaaaataattttttctgggACCTCTACAGGCAGGAGGACCTAGTCTTAAACCTAGGTAAGTCTTTGTACAACTATTCGAAGTGGTGCCGGAACGATAGAAGCAATTTCCTTCCTTTCCCCTCCCCAATCTACTTTCTGTGATTTTTCATAGgtattgcaataaaaaatatttgtcttgcctaaaaagatattaatgtcataattttcaaaaagaaaaaaacttaaatttgtcttttaaaaaataaatgtactttttttttttttttttttatgccttAAGAAGAAATGTAATTCTACAATTATTCCGGAAAAGTTTGCCTATCCGTTCAAATTCACTCtcttgtgatattttttattttttctttccacagataaatataaattgcttCAAAGCGCTGTTGCTGCATGTTTTCTTGTCAACTGTTGCAGGGAGAACTTTTTgaagagtatatatatttataaaattgaaattttgcagtattacaaaaggaaaataaaaaaataacataaatttctaCCATTCAATTTCTGATATTTAACTTCGTCActctatatattaattatccatGGTTCTGAGCAATATAATGTGTTAGTGGTTTGGTCTACGCTCCTTTGTCTAGAATTAAGATcagtacaattataatttattatgtaattattatactaatatatagagttatataaaatacagcgagtgtaatattgtttttatttggcAATATGAACAATGTTTTGATTTTCCAAAGCTGGTATAATAATTCTTGAAGAGGGAacatccaaatataaaataatcacacgTGAGTGTGATCATGAATGGCAGAGAGTAACATGGATGTTTTtgggggagttataagtgtaagttgtCGTTGGACTctgaatagaattgaggatcgacatcggagtttATCCTGCCAATGTCTTTGCCAGATACAAAATAAGATTTGTGCTTCATCCTTTCCTCTCATTGCTGCTTGCacctaatctaataaaacgtcaggACAGTTAAGCTGCCTTCTGCTTATAAAACCTATTATCCACATGCTTACCATGCCTCCACAAGGTTGTACCCTTATCAGTCTGGCGGTACAAGCGGTTCCGATTCTTGAGCCCTTAGAACTAGAACTGACAAAGTCGAACccagactgcaatatattgcttatctgTCTCAGTTCTTGTGTTTTTGTTcttgtatagaatatataaagaaaatacaatattaaatatattataaaaaaattaattacctttaatcaataagtcaattttatgAGCTTCTTATGTGCAATTTcaacgttttccaatgatttttgtaTGTTGCCAGAATGATACAGTTGTATCAGAGTTCCAAATAGGCTTCTTTTTTATCTGGAAAAGTAGTTTTAAGGACCAGAAGCTGTAAATCTGCTGTAGCTGCGGCCATGtttgtatcaaatatcattACTTGGAACCGAATTTCCTTGCAGCACTCCATGCGTAAAGTATCttttaccaaactgagcctataacaaaaagaaccgagaccgataaagctgaaacCGTTAAAATTAAAGAACCGAAATGTAATCCAAAAGAACCACTAAACAGGAACTGGGCTCAACCTTGTACCTACacagaataaatgatgttttaaattaatcatacaCCAAATTGTTAAGCAAACAAAGAAACTTGACTTAATCCCCTCTAATTAGCTACTTAGttaatccaaatatattttgcaatcaCACAAAATAGTAGTAGTTCCGATGTATGCAATAACGTGTTTTACAAACAGAGGGAagtaagctgctctccttccaaccattcttcaaattgtctgggtctTTTTAGCATACCCGCaggtaatattttaaacaacactAGTCCCATATATCGGTGTAAAAGATAACTCCTGaaatccaaatttatatatactcaaCCTTTCATAccctattaacaaatatatactaattctattttttttattcgatatagAACAATGAATTACTCGAAATTCATAGGCAAAGACAGACTGCTctcattaatcaattaaaagaacaattgGAAGAACTAGAAACGTATGCATATGAATCTGGTGATGGAGTCATACCCTCAAATATTCTTTTGGAGCGGCAAAGGATCGTTATGGGTATGTTCTAAAATAATAGTTCTATAGATGGATTTTCAGATAGGGTGACGTGactattatcaatatattgCCTTATTTTTCTTGAGACTCTGTATACTgcgtcatttttaaaataagggcATTTTATGccataaaaatgttgtttatagACTTAAATTATCACTCTATGtacattgttatatttattgtaccTCGCAACCTCTCCTCtaagaagagaaagaaaaagggCTATAATTATTAAGCAGGAGAGCATGagcattgtttacttatattagtttgtacaCAAAGCAACCTAGAGGAGCGCTGTCCTGCAGCAAATTAGTACAATTCTATGAATGATCAGGAGCGTCAGcagaattatataatttatttttttgggggctgGAGGGCAACAgccctccagcccacacccTGCCGACCACCCTGATGAtcatattctttaatataaaatatagttgtatgTTTTTCTCATAGAGGACGATGAGAAAATTATTCCCATCATCCAccatcttttttaaacatttacagactgtcacaccaccttacggataatatatctttttggtTTGCTTTTGCCCTATTGTTAGTTAACCTATTCTCCTCAAATATGGATATTCTTTTACCTCAATAAACAAGTAACGTTTGCGGTcacaaaacttatataaaaaatatattgaaaagtagACTTGTTAAAGTTTGAAGACTAAATACATGCAGAGTCCCTAGtaaattcatttcataattGAGCATCGTGTACgtcatatttgataaaaaccaCATCACTATCATTTCCacactaaatttattttctatttttcagatCAGCTCAAGGCACAGTTAAATTTCAACCTTGATAATATAGATACTTTGAGTGACTCCGAACTAAAGACTTCAGTCGACAATGCTGTTCGAGACATAATTAATCCTCTCAAAATGAAAAGCCATTTAGTCAATCAATTGAAAACTCAGATCACAGATTTGGAAATGTTTATTCACTTTCTTCAGGATGAAATGCTCGGAGATCAAGAGCCTTGTGGGTAAGTCTAGCTTTGTGGTTCTATAGTATTTGGATTGAAACCAATTTATATACTTGTAGATGTAAAAAGCATGAAGGACTTGAGGTGAATAGAAGGAAACGGACCCCGTCTGAGAGAGAGGAAATAAGAGCAAAGACAGTTAACATAATGGAAAGAGCTATGGCTGTACTTCAAATTGCTGCCACCTCTCAATTTGGATGCTCTGCAATGAATTCCCAGCAATTCCAAAGTAATATCCTTAAAGGAACTCCTAAAGGCAATCATTATGGGTAAGCAACTACTAGAAATAATCCATTTTATCCCCCTTTGCATGACCTTTGACATACCACAGTTGAAGTTACTTTATCACTTTGCTCGAGTTGTATGCAATTTTTACGCTCCCTAACttaatgagaaaaatttaatttttttgtgaatagctatggatttcagaaatttatttcaaaaaaattcaattttttgtgaatagttatggattttaatttgttttttgaaaaaatttaaaaatttgtaatttatttttttgtgaatagctggggattttttttttaaaaaaccaaaaaacttaaatatttgaaatttagtttttggaatttttttccaaaaaaattaatttttgtgaacgtctgtagattttgaaatggttttccataaaaaaaaattccaaaaacctagccttcccaaaatataatcctacggatgGCCCTGAGTTATTGTACCCTCATTGCTCCTAgagggaaaaaagtattttttggccAATTAAATTTGGCCAAAGATTTATGTTGATCACGGGGTCATCGTTTCGACACTTGGTTTATATCTTTGATTCTTCATTTAACCTACGAACTGACAAtccaggtgtgcgcgtctaaaactgaacactcctttaaattttacgccatgcacatatgcgtgattttattgagttgaacccggtttatacttcgaggtaagggtcttgactagttgcaaacaaaactccagcaaaatctaaatagcaacagggaaacaacagccgataatatggacaGACATCGAGTCCCAATTtcggaactttccgcgcggagaaaaactcccactgaaattgccaaggttctgagctgcagccgcaccaccatttacagcgtggtagccaaagggactcctgaggcgaccacaaggtctaagtcaaggcctcgaaggtcggacgaaatggttgctggcgtgaaaaagtctgtcgaggaaaagagaggcaaggtcaccgtcagcggcctctccagggagttcaacgtcagcagaaggaccatggaccgacTAGTttagaaagatcttggccttaaggtctacgaGAGAATCCCTCGTCAAGCcttcaagcctgtagacaaaacgcctcgcaaggttaaagattcttctcaacaagcttaagaaaaagctaACCGATGTCATCGTTTTGTTCCACTTGATTTCGCCGTGTTtggcgtttaaaggggatgctttCAGGAGTctaatacaagtccaaggacgagctgaagtctgccctcaagaatgcctgagccaacctcgaccagagcttcatcgccaagtcatgcaacaagttccggtccaggctggagttggtagtggagaacatgggacGCCATATtaaatagacatgtgtctaagactctcatttttcatgttaaataaattaattcgtcgaccacttaaaaaattacagaattatttaactat comes from the Lepeophtheirus salmonis chromosome 4, UVic_Lsal_1.4, whole genome shotgun sequence genome and includes:
- the LOC121115749 gene encoding RUN domain-containing protein 1 — protein: MELHGDSLVLNDQKGIISLKDETSDFLRDFPLISDTDEEEDFGPPGTRLAPVGANDEDNKGLAQEFAVEIMYNKNNKPSLHSSNPLDSSKINSMEKVENVTFPSEDSVQDLNLKLKEMEDNQEELNASLIAITSHFAKVQLRLQQVMSAPDGAKDNLLKELENFAFRSIPSVVSTCKIPSNSLESSSNQSQLLISGKGNEVATDEIKNNELLEIHRQRQTALINQLKEQLEELETYAYESGDGVIPSNILLERQRIVMDQLKAQLNFNLDNIDTLSDSELKTSVDNAVRDIINPLKMKSHLVNQLKTQITDLEMFIHFLQDEMLGDQEPCGCKKHEGLEVNRRKRTPSEREEIRAKTVNIMERAMAVLQIAATSQFGCSAMNSQQFQSNILKGTPKGNHYGDLRARLEISVDHVLETCSQVECITDTDCTSIVSSENPETLIDSPRVTQIVRRELSVAIRDLMQHGMIEYGRNAGKKLVPFLGCATPTSSRYSSTVHPWNVIIRFYDMKGGRDYNSATSRKLSQSFGLNLDANAINPKQSFLSTIGSIISSHKPYKRSSDAQFKAFICAGLNQRKLIPWLKLIVKNQHILEIFYQPWSYVVKTNFDDAFRSIERLSLYGFNLPVDVAVKQFQDMSEAF